The following proteins are encoded in a genomic region of Heliangelus exortis chromosome 7, bHelExo1.hap1, whole genome shotgun sequence:
- the FAM53B gene encoding protein FAM53B — MVMILTKTGQNKGADSVTCRTELHTPKMSQGPTLFSCGVMENDRWRDLSRKCPLQLEQPGGIIWDCLSDKGEEGSRWLRDAATTCSVTNLIKDLSLSDPHGHPAAPPSKRQCRSLSFSDEMSACGTSWRPLGSRVWTPVEKRRCYSGGSVQRYSNGFAPMQRSSSFSLPARSNLFSSDHPALLSRPGCQPGKGKGGGGERADMQRSLSCSHDRFSSSSEYGPPSACSTPASTPELGRRAGGLSRSRSQPCVLNDKKVGVKRRRPEEVVQEQRPSLDLAKMTQNRQTFNSLTCLSSGAVPGPHPWTSTPCSPEVMPGRTPACTPVPDPPGSRAQERQPGRDELSCEEEEEGGGKEEDGTAWRSGGTGTESLFQLDGEIDIEQIENN, encoded by the exons ATGGTGATGATCTTAACCAAAACTGGGCAAAACAAAGGTGCTGACTCTGTAACATGCAGGACTGAGCTG CACACTCCAAAGATGAGTCAAGGACCTACCCTCTTCTCCTGTGGCGTCATGG AAAATGACCGATGGAGAGACCTCAGCAGGAAATGCCCTCTCCAGCTGGAGCAGCCGGGCGGCATCATCTGGGACTGTTTGTCGGACAAGGGCGAGGAGGGCTCTCGGTGGCTGAGGGACGCGGCCACCACCTGCTCGGTCACCAACCTGATCAAAGACCTCAGCCTCAGCGACCCCCACGGCCACCCCGCCGCCCCCCCCAGCAAACGCCAGTGCCgttccctctccttttctgaCGAGATGTCGGCCTGCGGGACCTCCTGGAGGCCCTTGGGCTCCCGGGTTTGGACGCCGGTGGAGAAGCGGCGGTGCTACAGCGGGGGCAGCGTCCAGCGTTACTCCAATGGCTTCGCCCCCATGCAGAGGAGCTCCAGCTTCAGCCTCCCCGCCCGATCCAACCTTTTTTCCAGCGACCATCCCGCCCTCCTCAGCCGGCCGGGATGCCAGCCCGGGAAAGGGAAGGGCGGCGGGGGAGAGCGGGCGGACATGCAGAGATCCCTCTCCTGCTCGCACGACcgcttctcctcctcctcggaGTACGGCCCTCCCTCGGCCTGCAGCACCCCGGCTTCCACCCCGGAGCTGGGACGGAGAGCGGGGGGGCTGTCCCGGAGCCGCTCCCAACCCTGTGTCCTCAACGACAAAAAAGTCGGGGTGAAGAGGAGGAGGCCCGAGGAGGTGGTTCAGGAGCAGCGGCCCTCACTGGACCTCGCCAAGATGACCCAG AACCGCCAGACCTTCAACAGCCTCACCTGCCTTAGCTCCGGGGCTGTCCCCGGCCCCCACCCATGGACctccaccccctgctccccagaggTGATGCCTGGCAGGACCCCCGCCTGCACCCCGGTACCGGATCCACCGGGTTCCCGGGCCCAGGAACGCCAGCCTGGCCGGGATGAgctctcctgtgaggaggaggaggaaggaggtgggaaggaggaggatgggacGGCGTGGCGGAGCGGGGGGACGGGCACCGAGAGCCTCTTCCAGCTGGATGGTGAGATAGACATCGAGCAGATCGAGAACAACTGA